The nucleotide sequence GCCGGAGCGGGCCAGCAGGCGGTCCATCCAGAAGTCGGTCCCCGAACTCTCCGAGTCGTAGATGGCCTTCATCATGTCGCCCGGCGTGTGCGCGACGGGTGGTGCCGGTATCGCGGGTCCGCCGAAGGAGGGGAACCCGATGGTCTGTGCCGCGGCGGCCGGAGGAGCGGCGACGACGGAACATGCGCTCAGCGCCAGCGCGACGAGGAGGCACCTCGTGCGCCGGCGCCGTATCAGGAGGACGTGCGGACTTCTCATCGGATGCTCCCTGTCCCGTTGACAACACGCGTTCGCTCGCGATGGCACCGACGTTCGTGAACCGGGGAGTGCGGAAAAGCGACCTGAAAGGTTTTCGCAACGTAGGAGCGGCCTGTTGAAGTGTCAAGGGAGCCGGAAGAGGCCGGAGTTCGTGGACCGAGCGGTTCAGGACACGCAGGCGTCCCTCTGCGCCCGTCCGTGCTGCGGAAACCCTTTTCGGTACTGGTTCAGTGACGTGGTGACCGGCGGACCGTCAGAACAGCCACGTCGTCGTGCCGGCCGCCGCTGCCCGCGTACGCGCGGGCGTCCTCGTACAGGGCCCGGGGCAGGTCGGTGGGGGAGAGGTCGATGTGCTTGGCGAGGCGGTCGTCGACCGGGTAGAACGTGCCGTCGGCGGCGCGGGTCTCGGTGAGGCCGTCGGTGCTCAACAGCAGCGTCGCGCCGTCCGGGAACGGGAACCAGCCCACGGTCGTGGGTTCGAACGCCAGCTCGGCGAGACCGAGCGGGACACCGGAGTCCAGCTCGGCCGTGGTGACCGTGCCCTCGTGCATCACATGGGGCGGGATGTGCCCGCAGTTGACGGCCTGCACCTCCTCGCCGACCGCGTCGATGCCGAGGACGAGGGCGGTGACGAATCGCTCGTCGTCGCCGGTGTTCTCGGCGTAGGAGTTGTGCCGGACGACGGCCGCGTCCAGGGCGTCGACGAGCGCGGTGAGCGTGGGCTCGCGATGTGCCGCTTCGCGGAAGGCGCCGATGACGGCGAACGCGGCGCCCACGGCGGCCAGTCCCTTGCCCTGGACGTCACCGATCAGCACCCGGGTCCCCCAGGGCGAGGCGACGACGTCGTAGATGTCGCCTCCGACGAGCCGGTCCCCCTGAAGGGGCTCGTAGATCCCGTTGACCAGGACGTCGTCGGTGAGCAGGGGCAGCGGGTGCAGGATGTGCCGCTGCATGGCCGCGGCCGTGGAGCGCAGCCTGAACATCTCGTGCTCGCGGCTGATCCGCCGGTGACAGGCGTACACCGAGGCCACGCCCAGGGCGAGGGTGAGCAGGACCAGCAGGAGCCGGTCGAGCCACCGGTCCGCGTCGACGTTGCGCACCACCGCCGTGGCGAAGACGACGAGCGTGGTCCACGCGGCGACGAACGCCGTCTGCCGGACGGTGCACAGCGCCGACGCCGTCCCCGGCAGGAACACCAGCAGCCCGAGGAGCCACACCTCGGACCCGGACAGCACACCGAGCGCCTCCACCAGGGCCGTCA is from Streptomyces sp. NBC_01314 and encodes:
- a CDS encoding PP2C family protein-serine/threonine phosphatase, coding for MAGSRPKRAVEAVDAFEAIEPPRNAELVLGVLTVTALVEALGVLSGSEVWLLGLLVFLPGTASALCTVRQTAFVAAWTTLVVFATAVVRNVDADRWLDRLLLVLLTLALGVASVYACHRRISREHEMFRLRSTAAAMQRHILHPLPLLTDDVLVNGIYEPLQGDRLVGGDIYDVVASPWGTRVLIGDVQGKGLAAVGAAFAVIGAFREAAHREPTLTALVDALDAAVVRHNSYAENTGDDERFVTALVLGIDAVGEEVQAVNCGHIPPHVMHEGTVTTAELDSGVPLGLAELAFEPTTVGWFPFPDGATLLLSTDGLTETRAADGTFYPVDDRLAKHIDLSPTDLPRALYEDARAYAGSGGRHDDVAVLTVRRSPRH